The Leptospira tipperaryensis genomic sequence TGCAATAAGTGTAATTTACCTGTGGACTGAGAGCGGCGGTTCCCTTGCTAACCGTAGTAAACCCGCCTAACATGCTTGAGTAGTATTCCTCCTTTTTGGAATCGCTTACCCGAAAGGAAGGACCGCTCAAAACAAAATCGGACCCGATTCCGTAAGAATTGATTTCGAGGCTGCCACCGGTTTTAAGAGAAAATGACACTTCGATATTGGTTCCCCCTTCCGACATCGGAAGAGAATACGCTCCGCTCGTAGCAAAAGAACTCGTCGAAGATTGACCGGAAATTCCGGAACTCAACTTGGAGGAATTTGCGATCAAGCCCAATTTGGAGAGGTCCTCAACATTACATGCGTTGATATCAAACTTGGTTCTTCTATTTTTTACATAGGAGAGGGTGTTTGAAATCGGGGTGGTCGACATTACGGAACAACCCGGAGTCTGAGACGTTCCTCCTAATAAAGCCAATTGGATCAATTGTTGTTCGATTTGATTTCCGTTCCGGGCCGTTTGGAGCTGAGAACATCCGATGGCAAGAAAAGAGTATAAAATGATTATAATATTCTTAATAAGCTGATACATACGATATCCTTAAAGTGACGATTGTGAACGTTTTGGATCCGTGTAAGATGATTCTTCAAGGGCTTTTCACGGATGAAATGATTCAAAGGTCTTCGGGATATTTAGGGGGTTTGATCGGTCTTTGGAAATGTCCGCTTGTAAGTTTTTCGGCGGAGACATCCGGAATTTTGGATAAACAATTCCGAATCAATCTGAATTGAAAGTTCGTTACGGAAAGATAATAAGAATGAAGACTTATCTGTAAAAAGAAAGAATCTGCATTCTTATTTTTGCATCCGCATTGGTGGGCCTCACCCTTTTTTGAAGAATGACAATCTGGAATTCTTTCTTCGGTCTTTAATTTAGTATGAGAATGGGAAGCAACCTTTGTATTAAAATAGACGTCTTCTTCATCTTCGTGTTTTTGAATTTTAGAATCATGATTGCATTTGCAATAGGAAGATTGTGTTAGAAAACTTCGTGAAAGCATTTCTCCTTTAGAAAATAGAATCTGAGGAAACATCGTCATAAGAAGAATTATGGAGATCAGTGTTTTCATACCGCGTGAACGACGATTTTAAATCTTTCCTTTTATCCTACCTTAGCCCCTTAATTGCCGATTTTCATTGATCCGGATCAATAGAGGACGTTCGAAGAGATTTTCAACTTTGATATAGATCAATGCGAAGAATTGAGAACGTTGTTATAGTCGTTAAGAATCACTTGAGTTAAGATTTGTGTGACCCTTTGACAAGGTCAACGGGAGGTGCCTGTGGCTCGCGATGCTCGATATATCGATAACGAATTGGAAAAGGCGGAAGAACGATTGTTGAAGCGATTACAGGTGAATCAAAACAGAAAAGCAGAATCTTTTGAAATCGAATGTAGTTTAGATTCTAATGGGAAAATTTTAGAGATGAGTTCTCAATCGTTAAGACTGTTACAGTTTGTTTCTTCCGAGATGATAGGAATGAATCTTGAAGTATTTATCTCTGAAACCGACCTAACAAAGTGGAAAAAGATTTGGATTCAAGTTTTGGATGGAAACGCGGTCATTCATACAGAATTCAGTCACAATCTGAAATACGAAGGTATCACAGTGCTTCGTTGGTCCTTTTTTATGGATGAGGATCGTATAATCCATTGCAAAGCTAAAGACGAAACCGCGTTTTTAAAAAATATATTGGATGCGTTGCTTCTTTCTAAAGAGATCAACAAAATTCAGAACTTACTACAAAGATTAAAATCCTAAAACAAAAGGGGATGTATTCAAATTAGAAAATCATGTTTCATAAAATCATAATGATTCTGATAGTTAGAATCAATATTGGAATAGAACGGCTTCTATTTAAAAGGGTTCCGATTATACTTTTGTATCTGAGCTTCTCGTCTGTTTACGGATTTCAGGGAATTATACAAACTTCTTTCGGTGCAAGGCAGGCGGGAATGGGCGGCGCGTTTCAAGCGATCGGCGGTTCCGTGATGGATTTGGAATCAAATCCTTCCCACTTATCCCGTTTTCAAAAATCAAAGTTAGAATTCGGTGGGGCCTCACACTTTGCACAAATTGAATATTCCGATTCCTTTATGGATCTTCGTCCGGAAAATTCTTATTCGAACGGGATCACACAACGACCTAAGGCGATTCTTCCTTATATCGGGTATGTTTCCAAAGTTTCGGATCGATTGGGGATTGGAATCGCCCTCTATTCTCAGGGAGGCGGCGGAGGAAAATTTTCTGACATTACAAGACTGGCTCCGGAAAAAAAGAATCTAAATGAAACTCTCGGTTTTGAAATCCCTCTGGTCGGCACTGAGAGAAAGATTCGAGAGGACTTGGCGTTTAAGTTTCTGATTACGAAGATGACCCTTGGTTTTGGATACAGGTTTGATCGATTGTCTATCGGCGCGGGCGTCGACTTCGTTTATTCTTTTATGCAAATGAGGAGAATCTATTGGGACAGAACTCGAAGTCTGGAGTTGCCGGGGAGTTTTCAATATACGAGCGACCCTTCTTATACTTACGGAGGTAAATTAGGAATCTCTTATGAACTTACGCAGAGGATGCGGATCGCATACTCTTATACCTTACGAAATGTGTTGCACTTGGACGGAAGGATGAAGGTCGAAAGTCTTGATCCTGCGAACTTGGGTGATACGAGAGTCTCTCGTTTTATGTCCTGGCCGGATCGACATATTCTTGGAATTTCCTATCGAAACGACGTTTGGTTATTGGATTTCGACGTTAAGTTCATTCCTTGGTCCGAAAGTTTTAGGACTAGTAAGTTTGTTTTAGAGCAGTCGCTGATTCAAACCCCGGTAGGGACGAATACAAACACGATGCAGATGAATTTTAGATGGAGAGATCAATATACGTTTGCCTTAGGTGCTGAATACAACTGGAACCAAATTCTAAAATTGAGAATGGGATATAGCTACGGTAAATCTCCGGTTACGGGTCAAGGTTTGAGTCCGATGCTGGGAAGCACGACGGAACACCATGTTGCCGGTGGCCTTGGATACTATCGGAACGACTATGCTTTTCACTTAGCCTTGGAATATGGATTTCCAAAACGTATGAGAGGCGACGTTTCTTCGGATTGGAGCCTTTCTCATTCCGTATTCTCAACAAGCGATGTTTCATCGCAGACGTTTCAATTTGATAAGTCGGTCAGCGTTTTTAGTTTTTATTTTGGTTTTGAATTGAATACATAAAGGTAGGATTATGAATTTTAAAAACATTCCTTGGGGTATATTTTCATTCTTATTATGGATAGGAACTGTAGGGCTGCTCGTCTTCTTTTTTCTAAGAGGGGACACCGGAGTTTCTAGAGATGGAAGAACTTCGATCCATTTAACGGAAGATGAAAAACTTTTGGTGTTAGGTGAAATGAGAGGCCTTCTTACCTCCGTAAATGGAATTTTAGAAGGTCTTTCCAAAAATGATTCCGAGAAGGCCGCAGAAGCGGCTTCGAATTCCGGAATGGGTCTTGTCAAAAGTTTAGAAAACGAGGAAAAGAAAATTCTATTAAAACTTCCATTGGAATTCAAACGTCTCGGCTTTGGGACGCACGAACAATTTGATAGAATTGCCGTTCAAATCCGTCAAAAGCAAGATCTGAAAATCATACTGGGTGAAATGAACGATCTGACAAAGAAGTGTGTCGCTTGTCACGCCTCGTATAAGATCGAATGAATCCCGAAGATCAGATAGGATTTTTTATTCTCTATAAGCCTAACGAATTTCTATCCATGCGATCCTAAGTGAAACGTTTTAACTTTAATTATCGCATGAATGAGAATTTAAAAGTTATAGAATATTAGAGAATCGAATTATCCTTATTCGGACCAGCCGTTTTTTAAGATTTTAAAAAGTGTTTCCAGAGTTGTTCGAGGGTGAGACGAATCGCTCGACCTGTAAAACGCATCCGAAATAAAATGTGCAATGGATGCGGCTTCCACCTCGCCCAACTTCGTTTTAGCCTCTTTTCGAAGAACTTTTGCC encodes the following:
- a CDS encoding LIC_11090 family protein, with the protein product MKTLISIILLMTMFPQILFSKGEMLSRSFLTQSSYCKCNHDSKIQKHEDEEDVYFNTKVASHSHTKLKTEERIPDCHSSKKGEAHQCGCKNKNADSFFLQISLHSYYLSVTNFQFRLIRNCLSKIPDVSAEKLTSGHFQRPIKPPKYPEDL
- a CDS encoding OmpP1/FadL family transporter, whose product is MILIVRINIGIERLLFKRVPIILLYLSFSSVYGFQGIIQTSFGARQAGMGGAFQAIGGSVMDLESNPSHLSRFQKSKLEFGGASHFAQIEYSDSFMDLRPENSYSNGITQRPKAILPYIGYVSKVSDRLGIGIALYSQGGGGGKFSDITRLAPEKKNLNETLGFEIPLVGTERKIREDLAFKFLITKMTLGFGYRFDRLSIGAGVDFVYSFMQMRRIYWDRTRSLELPGSFQYTSDPSYTYGGKLGISYELTQRMRIAYSYTLRNVLHLDGRMKVESLDPANLGDTRVSRFMSWPDRHILGISYRNDVWLLDFDVKFIPWSESFRTSKFVLEQSLIQTPVGTNTNTMQMNFRWRDQYTFALGAEYNWNQILKLRMGYSYGKSPVTGQGLSPMLGSTTEHHVAGGLGYYRNDYAFHLALEYGFPKRMRGDVSSDWSLSHSVFSTSDVSSQTFQFDKSVSVFSFYFGFELNT
- a CDS encoding PAS domain-containing protein, with amino-acid sequence MARDARYIDNELEKAEERLLKRLQVNQNRKAESFEIECSLDSNGKILEMSSQSLRLLQFVSSEMIGMNLEVFISETDLTKWKKIWIQVLDGNAVIHTEFSHNLKYEGITVLRWSFFMDEDRIIHCKAKDETAFLKNILDALLLSKEINKIQNLLQRLKS